One window of the Aptenodytes patagonicus chromosome 5, bAptPat1.pri.cur, whole genome shotgun sequence genome contains the following:
- the ANKRD22 gene encoding ankyrin repeat domain-containing protein 22 isoform X1: MGRMDVLGKRVLMNIIFSLQPICQAAYNNDFNEVQLLLERNSNYLNIQDSFGGDTPLICACKQGNNRIVSYLLKRNADVSLRNKKDRTCLHYAVRKRFTFLDYVLIIILMPVMLIGYLLMVSKTKQNENLIKMLLRAGVDVNATDFSGSTALHYACEMKNQAVIPLLLEAHADTSVKNQDGETPLDIARRLQFHNIESMLRKTS; encoded by the exons ATGGGCAGAATGGATGTCTTAGGGAAACGTGTGCTGATGAATATTATCTTCTCTCTTCAGCCCATTTGTCAGGCAGCTTATAATAACGATTTCAATGAAGTTCAGCTCCTTTTGGAGCGCAACAGCAACTATCTGAACATCCAGGACAGCTTCGGTGGAGACACCCCCTTAATTTGTGCATGCAAACAGGGAAACAACAGGATAGTTAGCTATCttctaaaaagaaatgctgatgtcAGCCTCAGAAACAAG AAAGACCGCACATGTCTGCATTATGCTGTGAGAAAACGGTTTACCTTCCTTGACTATGTGCTTATCATAATCCTCATGCCAGTTATGCTTATTGGATACCTCCTCATG GTCTCAAAGACTAAACAGAATGAAAACCTGATCAAGATGTTGCTTAGAGCTGGAGTGGATGTTAATGCTACAGACTTT TCTGGTAGCACAGCCCTTCACTATGCTTGTGAAATGAAAAACCAGGCAGTCATTCCTCTACTGCTTGAAGCTCACGCAGACACTTCTGTAAAGAATCAG GATGGGGAGACTCCTTTGGATATAGCAAGAAGATTGCAGTTCCACAACATTGAAAGCATGCTAAGGAAAACTTCCTAG
- the ANKRD22 gene encoding ankyrin repeat domain-containing protein 22 isoform X2: MGILYSEPICQAAYNNDFNEVQLLLERNSNYLNIQDSFGGDTPLICACKQGNNRIVSYLLKRNADVSLRNKKDRTCLHYAVRKRFTFLDYVLIIILMPVMLIGYLLMVSKTKQNENLIKMLLRAGVDVNATDFSGSTALHYACEMKNQAVIPLLLEAHADTSVKNQDGETPLDIARRLQFHNIESMLRKTS; the protein is encoded by the exons ATGGGGATACTTTATTCAGAG CCCATTTGTCAGGCAGCTTATAATAACGATTTCAATGAAGTTCAGCTCCTTTTGGAGCGCAACAGCAACTATCTGAACATCCAGGACAGCTTCGGTGGAGACACCCCCTTAATTTGTGCATGCAAACAGGGAAACAACAGGATAGTTAGCTATCttctaaaaagaaatgctgatgtcAGCCTCAGAAACAAG AAAGACCGCACATGTCTGCATTATGCTGTGAGAAAACGGTTTACCTTCCTTGACTATGTGCTTATCATAATCCTCATGCCAGTTATGCTTATTGGATACCTCCTCATG GTCTCAAAGACTAAACAGAATGAAAACCTGATCAAGATGTTGCTTAGAGCTGGAGTGGATGTTAATGCTACAGACTTT TCTGGTAGCACAGCCCTTCACTATGCTTGTGAAATGAAAAACCAGGCAGTCATTCCTCTACTGCTTGAAGCTCACGCAGACACTTCTGTAAAGAATCAG GATGGGGAGACTCCTTTGGATATAGCAAGAAGATTGCAGTTCCACAACATTGAAAGCATGCTAAGGAAAACTTCCTAG
- the LOC143160680 gene encoding lysosomal acid lipase/cholesteryl ester hydrolase-like has translation MWCLLVLLCSQGIAFSAGFTAPSTLNSDKSQYRKTRNPECFMNVSEIIRYHGYPSEEYQVTTEDGYILGVFRIPAGRNSQNTGKKPAVLLHHGTLGDSIHWISNLPNNSLGFILADAGYDVWMGNSRGDTWSLKHKTLKPCQKEFWQFSFDEIGKYDIPAELYFIMNKTGQKDVYYVGHSEASTAGFVAFSTYPELAQRVKVFFALGPVTTITHATSPLVTFARLPQSLIRLLLGCKGALHQNELLKGPLTWICRSLGKVCGSIFCYIAGDRIQNLNTSRTDAYVGHSPAGTSVQNIIHWHQLTRADQFQAYDYGSKENMKKYNQSTPPVYEIEKISTPIAVWSGGRDKFAVPKDMAKLLPRITNLIYHEHFPAWGHLDFIWGLDATEKMYRKIIELIAKHP, from the exons ATGTGGTGCCTCCTCGTGCTGCTCTGCTCCCAAGGAATTGCCTTTTCAGCAGGATTCACAGCACCCTCCACTCTGAATTCAGACAAAAGCCAGTACAGGAAGACTCGCAACCCCGAATGCTTTATGAACGTT AGTGAAATTATCAGATATCATGGATACCCCAGTGAGGAATATCAAGTTACTACGGAGGATGGATACATTCTTGGTGTCTTCAGAATTCCCGCTGGGAGGAACAGCCAAAATACAG GGAAAAAGCCTGCAGTCTTGCTACACCATGGTACTTTAGGAGATTCTATTCACTGGATTTCCAACCTGCCCAACAACAGCCTAGGCTTCATCCTCGCAGATGCCGGCTATGACGTCTGGATGGGAAACAGCCGAGGGGACACCTGGTCTTTAAAACACAAGACCCTTAAGCCCTGCCAGAAAGAGTTCTGGCAGTTCAG TTTCGATGAGATAGGTAAATACGATATTCCAGCAGAGCTGTACTTCATCATGAATAAAACTGGGCAGAAGGATGTATACTATGTTGGTCACTCAGAGGCTTCAACTGCAG GCTTCGTAGCATTTTCTACTTACCCTGAGTTGGCTCAAAGGGTTAAAGTGTTCTTTGCTTTGGGACCAGTAACCACAATCACACATGCTACCAGTCCTCTGGTAACATTTGCACGTCTTCCCCAATCACTGATCAGG TTACTACTTGGCTGCAAAGGAGCTCTTCACCAGAATGAACTGCTGAAAGGGCCTCTAACATGGATCTGCAGATCTCTGGGAAAAGTTTGCGGCAGTATCTTCTGCTACATAGCTGGGGACAGGATACAAAATCTGAACACG AGTCGAACAGATGCATACGTAGGACATTCCCCTGCTGGAACATCAGTACAGAACATTATTCATTGGCATCAG CTAACACGTGCAGACCAATTTCAAGCTTATGACTATGGCTCTaaggaaaacatgaagaaatacaACCAG TCTACTCCTCCTGTGTACGAGATAGAGAAGATAAGCACACCAATTGCCGTTTGGAGTGGTGGACGTGACAAATTTGCAGTTCCGAAAGACATGGCAAAGCTACTTCCTCGGATTACTAATCTCATTTACCATGAGCATTTTCCTGCTTGGGGACATCTTGATTTCATCTGGGGCCTTGATGCAACTGAGAAAATGTATCGGAAAATCATTGAACTAATAGCAAAACACCCTTAA